The sequence TGTTAGCCTTATACCATGATTCAGCTGATAATCATATGAATATATTAGAAAGATTTGATGGGTGGAAGTATCAAGTGCATGTGTTTGATAATGTAGATATCCAAGCAGCTGGTGATATAGAATTAAAACCTATTTTATGGAAAATATTAAAAGAAAATCCGAAGAAGTATGAAATAAGTATTATTAGTGATATAGAAAAACTTATTTTGGATTTGCATAAAAAGCACAGTTGGGATTATAATTCATTTATTTTTGATAATAATACAGAAGTAAATCAATGTACTGCTAAATCAAACAATGACAATGTATGTGAACTTAACTTTAATTTGTATTCGTTGAAAAAGTGGGAGAAATGCAACTATAGTAATATATTCAATCAATTAGCGGATTTTGAATTTTCATTTAGTAAGTTAACTAACTTTTTAAATTCTGCTGAGGAAATAAGTGATGATTATGATGAATTACTAAGTAACTATTATAAAGTTGATTATAAGGCAAATAAGATTAAAGAATATATTTTAGATTTAGATAGAAATACTATAGATAATATAGAAAAAACTATTTGTGAAAAGTTTAATGCTGCTAATGAATTATTAAAAATATATTTATCCTCGTTTCTATTAAATACATTTAAAAAATCTGAATATGCAGAAATGATATTAAATACTGCTATCAATTCTAAGTCTTTAGATGCTAATAATAGATTTTTTATTAGGTATCAGCTTATATCTGCAGGTTTTACTGATATTAATATCAGTAATGCAGTGCGGGGAGAATTGCAAAAGCAGTTATATGATAAAGTATTTGAGGAGTTCTCTCAAAATGTTGGAGAATATAAGTTTATACCTAAAAAGAAAAGAAATGAAGATTTAGTGTTTGTTATTACAAGTCAATTTTTGACTCTAGAACATGGACCAACCAAAACAGCTTTAGATAGGTGCTATAGTTTGATTAAGTACATGAATAAAAGAGTTATTCTTATAAATACTGCTGAATTATTGACTGCTAGAGGTATTGTAGCAATGAATAACATAACTTTTGGAAGCAATATTGCTGAATATACTAAGTTGGATAAGTTTCCATACAAGGATATAGAAGTGCCATATTATCAACCCAATTGTGCAATGCCAGATGTAAGCGAGTGTATAAATATATTGAACTTGGTTAAAAAATATAAACCTTATATGATATTTAATATAGGTGGTAATAGTGTTGTAGCAGACTTGAGTTCAAAGATAGTTCCTACAGTTACAATATCAACTGCAGGGGGATATGCTGTACCCCCTTCTAAGGGGCAATTCTTTGTCATAGGACGTAAACCAACAGAAAATGATTATAATCAGGTGATTTCTCAAGGGAATAAGAAAGAAGCCTTGATTGAAAGTTTATTTACATTTGATTTGAAGGCACAAGAGCATGAATATACACGAAAAGAGTTTACTGTACCAGAAGATAAATTCATAATAGCCATGATAGGAGGAAGACTACAAAGAGAAGTAGATGAAGAGTTTTTAGATATTTTAGATAAATTAGCTTTAAAAGGCGCATTTATTGTTTCTATCGGAGGGTATAATCTCAGTGAAAGGCATCAGTTAAAATATATTAATTTAAAAGATAATTTTAAAGATTTGGGATTTCAAGAAGATATACTAGCCTGCATTGAGCAAGTAGATTTGTATATAAATCCCAATAGAATTGGAGGCGGAACTTCAGCTGTAGAAGCTATGTATAAATCAAAGCCTGTATTAGCTCTAAACCATGGAGATGTATCAATTCTTGTAGAAGATGAATTTACAGTTGATGATTATGATGAAATGTTAGAAGTAGCAGATAAATATATAAATGATAGAAACTTCTATGATGATAAAAGCAAAAAGGCTAAAAAGAGAGCAGCAGAATTGATGGATACAAAAAAACACTTTAGAAATCTATATAACACAATAGAATCCAGTCCATTATTTAAGTAATTAGGAGTAAATTAAAAATGAAGATTTTTATCAGAGCAGATGGTGGGAATTTTATAGGACTTGGGCACATAATGAGGATGCTGGTTTTAGCAGAGGAATTTAGTAAAAAACATGAAGTGATTTTTCTTTGTAGAATTGCTAAGATACAAGAAAAATATAAAGCTGGAATTGACAAAATACAAGAGGGTGGATTTAAAGTTCTTAAAATATCTGAAGATGATGTTGTTAATGACATTATAAAATTACAGATACAGCATAAAGCTAAACTTTTAATTACAGATAGTTATGAAGTAAACGAAGAGTATTTCGTGAAGTTAAAACCATATTTTGATTTGACTTGCTATGTAGATGATGTAAATAAAGGTAAGATGGATGTAGATTTTATAATAAATCAAAATATGTATGCTCCTAATATGGACTATTTTAATAATATAAACAGTAAGACTAAGCTTTTTTTAGGAACTACTTTTTGTATGTTAAGAAAAGAATTTAGAGAAACATATAATAAGAAGGAAATCCGAAAAAAAGTAAAACATATCCTATTGACTCTAGGTGGTATGGATAAAGATTTTAATACTGTAAAAATACTTAACCAGATTTCAGAGTGCTCTCAAACTATTCATGTAGTTATAGGCAAAGCTTTTCAAGAAAGTATTAAAATAGAGCTAAAGCAAATTGCAGAAAAAAAACATAATATTATTTTGCATGAGGATGCAAATATGTCTCAATTAATGATTGAGTGTGATATTGCTATAGCAGCTTGTGGCTCTACTCTATACGAACTTTGTGCCATGAGAGTGCCAACAATAGGAATAGTTGTGGCAGAGAATCAAGAACTTTTAGCTGACATAATGAAAGGACAAGGCGTCATTATTGATGCAATAAATTCAGATGAATTAGAAAACTGTAATATTAAAGCTTTATTAATGGAAGCTATACAGAATAATGAATTGAGAATGAATATTATAGAAAAGCAGAAAGTATTGGTTAATGTTAATGGTGTAAGTAAACTTGTTCGGGAAATTGAAGGATTATTTTAATGATTTGAACTATAGACAAAGATTAAAGTTGTTACCTCTTCATAATTCTCTCCTAGTGCTTACTTATTAACTCTAATATAAAATAGAGTATTAATTAAAATTTATATATTAAAATATATTTATAGATAACTATATAACCATATAAAAAGATAAATAGTTATATATATAAATATTTATAGTATTAATGCGGATTTGCAGATACTTAAATTTTATATGGTTGTTTAATAGAATAAGTAAAATTTAAAATAGAGGTGGAAAGTATGAAAGAATTAGCTATAAATGGTGGTGAACCTATAAGGAAAACTGTTTTATCTTATGGAAGACAAACCATTGATGAGGACGATATACAAGCAGTAGCAGATACACTTAGAGGAGATTATTTAACTACAGGTCCTAAAGTGAAGGCTTTTGAAGAAGCTGTGGCTAAATATGTTGGAGTAAAATATGCAGTAGCAGTATCAAATGGAACTGCAGCTTTGCATGTAGCCTGTTTGGCTGCAGGTATTGGTAAGGGTGATGAAGTGATAGTTCCGCCAATAACTTTTGCTGCTTCAGCAAATTGCGTTCTTTATTGTGGGGGGATACCGGTTTTTACAGACATAGAGGCTGCTACGGGAAACATTGATGTAAGCAAAATAGAAGAAAAGATAACAAGCAAGACTAAGGCAATAGTAGCTGTAGATTTTACAGGTCAATCAGTAGATATAGACAAAATAAAAGAAATAGCTAAAAAATATAATTTAATTGTTATTGAAGATGGAGCTCATTCTTTAGGCAGCGAATATAAAGGTGAAAAGGTTGGTACAAAAGCAGATTTAACTACATTCTCTTTTCATCCGGTAAAACCTGTAACTACTGGGGAAGGTGGAATGATAGTAACTAATGATGAGAAGTTATATAGTAATTTAATACTTTTTAGATCTCATGGTATTACAAGAGAAGAATCGTTACTAGTTGAAAATCATGGGCCTTGGTATTATGAACAATTAGAACTTGGATATAATTATAGACTTCCTGATATTAACTGTGCTTTAGGATTAAGTCAATTAAATAAGATAGATGCTTTTATTGCAAGAAGAAGAGAAATAGTAAGAAGATATAATGAGGCATTCAAAGATATAAAGGAAATTGAGATACCTTTTGAGCATGAGTATTCAAATTCAGGATGGCATCTATATGTAATCAGATTAAATCTACAAGAATTAAATGTAGGAAGAAAAGAAATTTTTGAAGCACTTCAAAAAGAAAATATAGGTGTAAATGTGCATTATCTACCTGTGTATTTACATCCGTATTATAAAAGAATAGGTTACAAAGCAGGTTTATGTAAAGAAAGTGAAGAGTATTATAATAGAATAATAACTTTACCATTATTTCCATCAATGAAAGAGCAAGATATATTAGATGTAATTACATCTGTTAATAAAGTAATTAACTATTATAAGAAGTAAAGGAGGTGAGGTTAATGGATGTTGGAGCACTATCAATGGCTATGAGTCAAAATTCAATAGCTAATGCAGTAGATTTATCAGTAATGAAAATGGCTATGAATTCAGAAAATGAAACATCAACAACAATAGACAAAATGATGTCCAATATGGCTGTTGATCCTAATCTAGGAACTCTTTTAGATAGAAGAGCATAAGGCATCTTCAAAAAATAAAAATTAATATATTGATTTATATTAAGAAATATAATTTATAAACGATATATATAGAAGATTTTTGTGAATTATTTTAAAAGAGTGGAGTGAGCATATGAGATTAAATCATAATTTAAATTCTTTAAATATATATAGAACGTATACTAAAGATTTATCAGAGCAATCATTAGCTTTAGGAAGAATTTCATCAGGAAGTAAGATAAATTCTGCTAAGGAAGGTGCAAGTCAAATTGGACAGAGTGAACTTTTAAGAGTTCAGATAAGAGGACTTCAAGCAGCTCAAAAGAATACTCAAGATGGAGCATCAATGATGCAAACTTTTGATGGTGCACTTGATTCCATTACTAGTGCTTTAGATAGAATTAAAGAACTTACTGTACAAGCAGGAAATGGTTCTTATACTCCAAGTGAATTATCTGCGATACAAAAGGAAATTGATCAATTAAAGGATCATGTTAATACCACATCTAAAGATACAGAATTTAATGGTGTGAAGTTATTGGATAATAAAGGATCGTTTTCGACAGATGATCCTGTAAATTTTAATATGATGTCAGGAGCTAATGTTGGTGAAAATATAAAAATTCCAATGTATAATTTAAAAGCAAATTTACTTGGAGATAAAAAAGGCAATACACTAGATAAATTAGATGTAACAGATCCTTCAAAAGCAGATTCTAATATGTCAGCAATAGATAATGCTTTGAAGCAAGTAATACAAGTAAGAGGCAAATATGGTGCGTTACAACAAAGATTTGAATCAACAACTGATAATTCCGGTCAATTTGAGCAGACATTGCAGGGGGCAGAGAGTAGCATAAGAGATGCTGATTTAGCTGAGGAGATGTTAGGATATTCCAAGAGTGGCATATTAGTCAAATCTTCCATTGCGATGATGGCGCAAAGTAATAACTTTCCACAAGAAGTTCTACAAATATTACAAGGCATAAAGTAATTTGTTCTATAAGCAAGAATTCTCCAGATAAAGGATGATTCTTGCTTTTTTATATAAAAAAAGGAATATAGAAACGACAAACATTCTTTATGTATGCAAAAATTTAGTTTTTTACTATTATATAATAATAAAAATAATTAAAATAATTAAATTTTAATATATACAGAGATAATATTTATGTATTATAATATATTATGATAATCAAAGTAGCTAAGCAAAAAATATCTATATACATATAGTGATATAGAAATAATAATAAAATAGAGTTTAAGGAAGGAGAACTATTATGAGTATTAATAGGATAGATTCAGATACATATACTTATAATTTGATTAAAAGAGGACTTGATGCTACATCAATAAGAGGACAAGTTATATCTAACAATATGGCTAATATTAATACAGCAAATTACAAAAAGTCTAATGTATCATTTGAAGATTCACTTAAAGATGTTACTGGTGATATGGAGCAGGATGGTTATGTGCAAGATGATTCAAATAGTCTTGGGACAATTACTGTGCAAAAAGATAATAGTACAAGTATGAGATCTGATGGCAATAACGTAGATTTAGATGTAGAAAAAGTTAATCAGGCTGCGAATACAATGATGTATAATGCGTTAGTTACAGAAGCAAATAATAGATTAAATATTACAAAGTCAATAATTGCAGGAAGGTAGTAGAATATGAGTGATTTATTTAGAGCTTTAAGAATAAGTGCCAGTGGACTTTCAGCAGAAAGACTTAGAATGGATACAATATCTTCAAACATAGCCAATGCAAACACTACTAAAGGTGCGGATGGGAAACCTTATGTAAGAAAAGTAGCAGTTTTTCAAGAAAACTTAGATGATGCTATGGGAATGAATGGTGTAAAAGCTGTTAAGATTGAAGAAGATAAATCTGCCTTAAGAAAAGAATATGATCCTACAAATCCAGAAGCAGATGCAGATGGATTTGTTACAAAACCAAATGTAAATATATTAAATGAAATGGCAGATATGATCGCAGCAACAAGATCATATGATGCGAATACAGATACATTGAATGCAAATAAAAGCATGTTCATGAAAGCATTAGAAATAGGAAAGTAGTGGAGAGTAAAGTATACGTAGGGGGAATTAAGAAATGATAGTTAATAGGTTTGTGCCTAGTTCAGAGATATTTAATACAAAGCAAAGCACTGAAAATAATACATCTACGGGGAGCCCTATAGAAAGTTTCAGTGAAACTTTAAAGTCTAAATTAGATGAAGTTAATCAAAAGCAAATAGATTCTGATGTTCTTGCAAATAAATTAATAAAAGGTGAAGATGGCGTAAATATTCATCAAGTTATGTTAGCATCAACAGAAGCTAGCATGTCAGTGAATTTAGCTATACAAGTTAGAAATAAGTTAGTAGAAGCCTATCAAGAAATATCAAAGATTCAATTGTAATATTAAGGAGGCTTTTAAGTGGACAAACTAAAAGGAATAATAACGAAGATACGAGAAAAAGTAAGTGGATTAAAGAAATCCATGAAAATAGCTTTGATAATTGGGATTGCAGCTGTTTTGATAGGATTGATTTCACTTATATTTATAAGTAGGTCTAATAAGTATGCTGTCCTTTTTTCTAACCTTCCAGCTAAAGATTCACAGACGATAATTTCTAAGTTGACAGATCAGAAAGTTGATTATAAGGTTGATGGAAATACTATTTATGTAGCAAAAGATAAGGCGAGTGAATTAAAGCTTAAATTATCTCCTGAGTTATCTGGAGGCAGTGTAGGGTATGAATTGATGGACAGTCAAAGTTCTTTTGGAATGACTGATGAGGAATTTAAAATAAAGAAGCAAAGAATGCTAGAAGGTGAAATCGAAAAGACAATAAAGAGCTTTAGCAATGTAGACAGTGCTATAGTACATATAACGCCATCACAAGATTCAGTTTTTGTGAAAGATAGTCAACCAGGAAAGGCTTCGGTTGCTATTAAAATAAAAGCAGGTGCAACTTTAAGTAAGGATCAAGTAAAATCTATAGTAGCACTAGTTTCTGCAAGTACTGAAAACATACCAAAAGAAAATGTACAAGTTGTAGATGATAAAATGAATCTTTTATCACAAAACTTATATTCTGAAAATGGTGAGAATGCTGATTCTCAAACAGTTGAAAAGCAGAAAACATTAGAAAGCAATTATGAAAGTGGTTTAGAGAAGAATATTAAAGAACTTTTACAACCAGTATTAGGTAATGGAAAAGTTACAGCGAAAGTTACTGTAGATATGGATTTTGATTCAACTCAAAAAACTGTAGTAACACCAGATCCAAATAAAGTAATTAATAGTCAAAAGACTATAAGGGAAACTAATGGTAATGGTTCGGGCACTACAACAAATAGCAGTAGTACAGTAGATAATAACATGAGTAACACTATAAGTACTAATGGGAATGGAACAAGTACTAAAGAAGAAAATGATACAACATATACTGTTGGAAATACAGAGGTTAAAACTATTACTGCACCAGGAGAAGTGAAAAGAATTACTGCTTCAGTTGTAGTTGATGGACAAATGGATGCTGCCACAACAAAGGCAATTCAAGATTTAGTTCAATCAGCAATTGGATATAAGCAGGATAGAGGAGATCAGATTAGCGTTGTTGGAATGGCTTATAATCAAGCAGAAAAGACACAACTACAAAAAGAATTTGATCAAATTAAATTAGATGAACAAAATGCTGCAAAAACAAAGATGTATATGATTTTAGGTGGAATTGGAGTAGTTCTGTTAGGAGGAATTATTTTCTTCATAATAAAATTAAAGAAAAAACGTGATTTAGAAGAGGCATTAGAAGAAGAAGAGATGGAAAAACAACATTTATTAGATGTTACATTGAATGAAAAAGTACAACCAGAAGAAGTATTTGAACCAATTAATTTCGAAACTAAGAATCAAAAGAATCATGTCGAGGAAGAAATAAAGAAATATGCAACAGAAAAACCAGAACAGGTAGCAGACATAATTAAATCTTGGTTAGTTGAAAATGAGAGGTGATAATAATGACCAAAGAAGGTAAATTAACAGGAATACAAAAGGCAGCTATATTGTTTATTACTCTTGGTCCAGAGGCTTCTTCAGCAATAATTAAGAGATTGCCAGAAAGTGAAATACAAAAAATAACTTATGAAATAGCTAATATAACAACAGTTTCTTCAGATATAAGAAAGGAAATATTAGATGAGTTTCTAGCTATGAATCAAGCTAGAGATTATATAAAAGAAGGCGGATTAGATTATGCAAAGGTTCTTCTTGGAAAAGCTTTAGGTCAGCAAAAAGCACAAGAAATTTTAGAAAAAGTTTCTGAAGCAACTCAACAATACAGACCTTTTGCTATAGCAAGAAGGGCAGATGCGCATCAATTAATAAATGTTATAGCTAATGAGCATCCACAAACTATCGCTTTAATTTTATGTTATCTTCAATCCGATAAGGCAGCTCAAGTTATTGCTGAATTACCAGAAGATTTACAAAGTGATGTGGCATATAGATTGGCTACAATGAGCAGTACTTCACCTATGGTAGTAAAGGAAATAGAAAAGGTTCTTGAAAGCAAGTTATCTAGTGTAGTTAGAACTGAAACTACTGTTATAGGAGGTCTTCAAACTATTGTTGATATTCTTAACCAAGTTGATAGAACTACAGAAAAGAATATTACAGAAGGACTTGAAAGAGAAGATGCTGAGCTTGCTGATAAAATCAAGAGCTCAATGTTTGTATTTGAGGATATCATTCTTCTTGATGACGTTGCAATTCAAAGAGTTCTTAGAGAGGTTGATAATAAGGAACTTGCTCTTGCACTTAAGGGATGTTCAGAAGAAGTTGCAAATGCTATATTTAAGAACCAATCTAAGAGAGCTGCTGCATCTTTAAAAGAAGATATGGAATATCTAGGTCCAGTAAGAATTACAGATGTTGAAAAAGCTCAACAGAAGATTGTATCAATTATTAGAAGGTTAGACGACGCTGGAGAAATAATAATTTCAAGAGGTGGAGAAGATGCAATCATCGT comes from Clostridium sp. TW13 and encodes:
- a CDS encoding glycosyltransferase, translated to MNDKKVLLALYHDSADNHMNILERFDGWKYQVHVFDNVDIQAAGDIELKPILWKILKENPKKYEISIISDIEKLILDLHKKHSWDYNSFIFDNNTEVNQCTAKSNNDNVCELNFNLYSLKKWEKCNYSNIFNQLADFEFSFSKLTNFLNSAEEISDDYDELLSNYYKVDYKANKIKEYILDLDRNTIDNIEKTICEKFNAANELLKIYLSSFLLNTFKKSEYAEMILNTAINSKSLDANNRFFIRYQLISAGFTDINISNAVRGELQKQLYDKVFEEFSQNVGEYKFIPKKKRNEDLVFVITSQFLTLEHGPTKTALDRCYSLIKYMNKRVILINTAELLTARGIVAMNNITFGSNIAEYTKLDKFPYKDIEVPYYQPNCAMPDVSECINILNLVKKYKPYMIFNIGGNSVVADLSSKIVPTVTISTAGGYAVPPSKGQFFVIGRKPTENDYNQVISQGNKKEALIESLFTFDLKAQEHEYTRKEFTVPEDKFIIAMIGGRLQREVDEEFLDILDKLALKGAFIVSIGGYNLSERHQLKYINLKDNFKDLGFQEDILACIEQVDLYINPNRIGGGTSAVEAMYKSKPVLALNHGDVSILVEDEFTVDDYDEMLEVADKYINDRNFYDDKSKKAKKRAAELMDTKKHFRNLYNTIESSPLFK
- the pseG gene encoding UDP-2,4-diacetamido-2,4,6-trideoxy-beta-L-altropyranose hydrolase; translated protein: MKIFIRADGGNFIGLGHIMRMLVLAEEFSKKHEVIFLCRIAKIQEKYKAGIDKIQEGGFKVLKISEDDVVNDIIKLQIQHKAKLLITDSYEVNEEYFVKLKPYFDLTCYVDDVNKGKMDVDFIINQNMYAPNMDYFNNINSKTKLFLGTTFCMLRKEFRETYNKKEIRKKVKHILLTLGGMDKDFNTVKILNQISECSQTIHVVIGKAFQESIKIELKQIAEKKHNIILHEDANMSQLMIECDIAIAACGSTLYELCAMRVPTIGIVVAENQELLADIMKGQGVIIDAINSDELENCNIKALLMEAIQNNELRMNIIEKQKVLVNVNGVSKLVREIEGLF
- the pseC gene encoding UDP-4-amino-4,6-dideoxy-N-acetyl-beta-L-altrosamine transaminase translates to MKELAINGGEPIRKTVLSYGRQTIDEDDIQAVADTLRGDYLTTGPKVKAFEEAVAKYVGVKYAVAVSNGTAALHVACLAAGIGKGDEVIVPPITFAASANCVLYCGGIPVFTDIEAATGNIDVSKIEEKITSKTKAIVAVDFTGQSVDIDKIKEIAKKYNLIVIEDGAHSLGSEYKGEKVGTKADLTTFSFHPVKPVTTGEGGMIVTNDEKLYSNLILFRSHGITREESLLVENHGPWYYEQLELGYNYRLPDINCALGLSQLNKIDAFIARRREIVRRYNEAFKDIKEIEIPFEHEYSNSGWHLYVIRLNLQELNVGRKEIFEALQKENIGVNVHYLPVYLHPYYKRIGYKAGLCKESEEYYNRIITLPLFPSMKEQDILDVITSVNKVINYYKK
- a CDS encoding YjfB family protein yields the protein MDVGALSMAMSQNSIANAVDLSVMKMAMNSENETSTTIDKMMSNMAVDPNLGTLLDRRA
- a CDS encoding flagellin codes for the protein MRLNHNLNSLNIYRTYTKDLSEQSLALGRISSGSKINSAKEGASQIGQSELLRVQIRGLQAAQKNTQDGASMMQTFDGALDSITSALDRIKELTVQAGNGSYTPSELSAIQKEIDQLKDHVNTTSKDTEFNGVKLLDNKGSFSTDDPVNFNMMSGANVGENIKIPMYNLKANLLGDKKGNTLDKLDVTDPSKADSNMSAIDNALKQVIQVRGKYGALQQRFESTTDNSGQFEQTLQGAESSIRDADLAEEMLGYSKSGILVKSSIAMMAQSNNFPQEVLQILQGIK
- the flgB gene encoding flagellar basal body rod protein FlgB, producing the protein MSINRIDSDTYTYNLIKRGLDATSIRGQVISNNMANINTANYKKSNVSFEDSLKDVTGDMEQDGYVQDDSNSLGTITVQKDNSTSMRSDGNNVDLDVEKVNQAANTMMYNALVTEANNRLNITKSIIAGR
- the flgC gene encoding flagellar basal body rod protein FlgC, whose amino-acid sequence is MSDLFRALRISASGLSAERLRMDTISSNIANANTTKGADGKPYVRKVAVFQENLDDAMGMNGVKAVKIEEDKSALRKEYDPTNPEADADGFVTKPNVNILNEMADMIAATRSYDANTDTLNANKSMFMKALEIGK
- the fliE gene encoding flagellar hook-basal body complex protein FliE → MIVNRFVPSSEIFNTKQSTENNTSTGSPIESFSETLKSKLDEVNQKQIDSDVLANKLIKGEDGVNIHQVMLASTEASMSVNLAIQVRNKLVEAYQEISKIQL
- the fliF gene encoding flagellar basal-body MS-ring/collar protein FliF; amino-acid sequence: MDKLKGIITKIREKVSGLKKSMKIALIIGIAAVLIGLISLIFISRSNKYAVLFSNLPAKDSQTIISKLTDQKVDYKVDGNTIYVAKDKASELKLKLSPELSGGSVGYELMDSQSSFGMTDEEFKIKKQRMLEGEIEKTIKSFSNVDSAIVHITPSQDSVFVKDSQPGKASVAIKIKAGATLSKDQVKSIVALVSASTENIPKENVQVVDDKMNLLSQNLYSENGENADSQTVEKQKTLESNYESGLEKNIKELLQPVLGNGKVTAKVTVDMDFDSTQKTVVTPDPNKVINSQKTIRETNGNGSGTTTNSSSTVDNNMSNTISTNGNGTSTKEENDTTYTVGNTEVKTITAPGEVKRITASVVVDGQMDAATTKAIQDLVQSAIGYKQDRGDQISVVGMAYNQAEKTQLQKEFDQIKLDEQNAAKTKMYMILGGIGVVLLGGIIFFIIKLKKKRDLEEALEEEEMEKQHLLDVTLNEKVQPEEVFEPINFETKNQKNHVEEEIKKYATEKPEQVADIIKSWLVENER
- the fliG gene encoding flagellar motor switch protein FliG gives rise to the protein MTKEGKLTGIQKAAILFITLGPEASSAIIKRLPESEIQKITYEIANITTVSSDIRKEILDEFLAMNQARDYIKEGGLDYAKVLLGKALGQQKAQEILEKVSEATQQYRPFAIARRADAHQLINVIANEHPQTIALILCYLQSDKAAQVIAELPEDLQSDVAYRLATMSSTSPMVVKEIEKVLESKLSSVVRTETTVIGGLQTIVDILNQVDRTTEKNITEGLEREDAELADKIKSSMFVFEDIILLDDVAIQRVLREVDNKELALALKGCSEEVANAIFKNQSKRAAASLKEDMEYLGPVRITDVEKAQQKIVSIIRRLDDAGEIIISRGGEDAIIV